Proteins encoded together in one Epinephelus lanceolatus isolate andai-2023 chromosome 4, ASM4190304v1, whole genome shotgun sequence window:
- the rcbtb2 gene encoding RCC1 and BTB domain-containing protein 2: MLDVGKWPVFALLPPEELRLIRQACVFGSAANEALYVTVNDEVFALGTNCSGCLGLGDLQSTIEPRRIDVLCGKKIVSLSYGTGPHVVIATADGEVFAWGHNGYSQLGNGTTNHGLTPALVSTNLLSKRVTEVACGSHHTIALTTDGEVYAWGYNNSGQVGSGSTANQPTPRRVSSCLQNKVVVNIACGQLCSMAVLDNGEIYGWGYNCNGQLGLGNNGNQQTPCRIAALQGVNIVQVACGYAHTLALTDEGMVYAWGANSYGQLGTGNKSNQAVPTLINIDKERMVEVAACHTSHTSAAKTQSGQVLMWGQCRGQAVASPHLTHFSSTDDVFACFATPAVTWHLLSVDGDDYLTVAQSLKKEFDSPEISDLKFLVDGKCIHVHKALLKIRCEHFRALLNETDEDAIEIHQFSYLVYRAFLEYLYTDTINLPPEDAIGLLDLATFYRETRLKRLCQETIKRGISEENAITLLSAAVKYEARDLEEFCFKFCVNHLTAVTQTQAFADMDHDLLKNFISKASRYGAFKN, from the exons ATGTTGGACGTGGGGAAGTGGCCAGTCTTTGCGCTCCTTCCACCTGAGGAACTGCGGCTCATTCGGCAGGCTTGTGTCTTTGGCAGCGCTGCAAATGAAGCTCTCTATGTCACAGTTAATGACGAG GTCTTTGCTCTAGGCACCAACTGCAGCGGCTGTTTAGGGCTCGGAGACCTTCAAAGCACTATTGAGCCGCGCCGGATTGATGTCTTGTGTGGAAAGAAGATTGTGTCCCTAAGCTATGGAACAGGACCGCATGTGGTTATCGCTACTGCAG ATGGAGAGGTCTTTGCTTGGGGCCACAATGGCTACAGCCAGCTGGGCAATGGGACCACCAACCACGGACTGACCCCCGCCCTGGTGTCCACCAACCTCCTTAGCAAGAGAGTGACGGAGGTGGCCTGTGGCTCCCACCACACGATCGCCCTCACAACTGATGGAGAG GTGTACGCCTGGGGTTACAACAATTCCGGCCAAGTAGGCTCAGGGTCTACTGCCAACCAGCCGACGCCACGCCGGGTTAGCAGCTGCCTGCAGAACAAAGTTGTGGTAAACATAGCCTGTGGGCAGCTCTGCTCTATGGCTGTGCTGGACAATGGAGAG ATCTATGGCTGGGGCTACAATTGCAATGGACAgctaggtttgggcaacaatgGAAATCAGCAGACCCCATGCAGAATAGCTGCTCTCCAAGGTGTCAACATAGTCCAG GTTGCCTGTGGATATGCACACACATTGGCACTTACAGATGAAGGAATGGTTTACGCCTGGGGAGCCAACTCATATGGGCAGTTGGGAACAGGCAATAAGAGCAACCAAGCTGTCCCCACCCTAATAAACATAGACAAGGAGAG GATGGTGGAGGTGGCAGCGTGTCACACCAGCCACACATCAGCTGCCAAGACCCAGAGCGGGCAGGTTCTGATGTGGGGTCAGTGTCGAGGTCAGGCTGTTGCCAGCCCTCACCTCACTCATTTCAGCAGCACAGACGATGTGTTTGCCTGCTTCGCTACGCCAGCAGTCACGTGGCACCTCCTGTCAGTAG ATGGCGATGACTACCTGACTGTTGCTCAGTCTCTGAAGAAGGAATTCGACAGTCCAGAGATTTCCGATCTGAAGTTCTTGGTTGATGGGAAGTGTATCCATGTTCACAAAGCTCTGCTGAAAATCAG ATGTGAGCATTTTCGTGCACTGCTTAATGAAACAGATGAGGATGCCATAGAAATCCACCAGTTCTCATACCTGGTGTACCGAGCCTTTCTGGAATACCTCTATACAGATACTATTAACCTGCCACCAGAGGACGCTATTG GGCTGCTAGACTTGGCCACATTCTACCGGGAGACGAGGCTGAAGAGATTGTGCCAGGAAACAATCAAGAGAGGCATTTCTGAGGAGAACGCCATCACTCtactctctgctgctgtcaagTATGAGGCGCGG GACCTGGAGGAGTTCTGCTTCAAGTTTTGTGTCAACCACCTAACAGCTGTCACGCAGACCCAGGCCTTTGCAGACATGGACCACGACCTGCTCAAGAACTTCATTAGTAAAGCCAGCCGATACGGGGCCTTCAAAAACTGA